A window of Mangifera indica cultivar Alphonso chromosome 11, CATAS_Mindica_2.1, whole genome shotgun sequence contains these coding sequences:
- the LOC123228952 gene encoding uncharacterized protein LOC123228952, giving the protein MACATATAIPNSSLLASKQPSELQKHFNHNSTFSLISARRTLRVRAEAMSTTIEKLGVKIQRNPPESKLTELGVRKWPKWGCPPSKFPWTYSAKETCYLLEGKVKVYPDGSNDAVEIGAGDLVVFPKGMSCTWDVSVAVDKHYNFE; this is encoded by the exons ATGGCATGTGCAACTGCAACTGCAATTCCCAACTCTAGTTTGTTAGCCTCAAAACAACCCTCTGAACTTCAAAAACATTTCAATCACAACTCGACTTTCTCTTTAATATCAGCAAGGAGAACACTCAGGGTGAGAGCGGAAGCTATGTCTACTACTATTGAGAAGCTGGGTGTGAAGATTCAGAGGAACCCTCCTGAGTCCAAACTCACTGAGCTCGGTGTCAGAAAATGGCCCAA ATGGGGTTGTCCACCAAGCAAATTTCCCTGGACTTACTCAGCAAAAGAGACCTGCTATCTGCTGGAGGGAAAAGTTAAGGTTTACCCTGATGGCTCAAATGATGCTGTAGAAATTGGCGCTGGTGACTTGGTTGTGTTCCCAAAAGGAATGAGCTGCACTTGGGATGTTTCAGTCGCTGTGGACAAGCACTATAACTTTGAGTAA